In the genome of Daphnia magna isolate NIES unplaced genomic scaffold, ASM2063170v1.1 Dm_contigs165, whole genome shotgun sequence, the window GCgaggggcaattgaaacacccCTGTGTTTAGCATTTCCGTGAATGCGCGCGAAATCGGGACTCCTTTTCTTCAAACCAGCAACACTGTTCGGGTAGCTCGCTTATGGGGAAACCCATGTTGCTATTACCCCGACGacgtgtttcaattgccccgaCATTTTTGCGTTATTTTTCTGAGTTGTCTCTAGTTTTTTACAGGTTACAGCTAGTAATATCTGTGTAACtccacaaaacaaaaattttgtgtaGCTAAGATAATTTGCTACACAACTATAAAATTTTTGGTTGAATTCAATCAGTATTTTAGTCAGGGGGAccgaaaatgcaaaaatcgtttcaattggccccactctcctctacttAGGAAAAAATGTACCCACTCGCGGACACGAAATATTAACAAAGGGTTTCAATTGCCCCACAATAGgatcatcgttacatttaattattaaaaattatttaagaatacaggaaaaaattaaatgccATTAAGttatagaaaaatgaattgcaaatcgtTTAAAACTAATTTTGTTATTAAAGTGTACCATTTTAgggttcaaaacaaaaaaaaataaaaaagctaAATTAACAGACggagtacaaaaaaaaatttttttcagattccttaaaaaatttttaataaaaaaactcgtaaacTTGTAAATCCCGTCATTCTATTAACCATAactttttcaagaaaattcctctgaTACAGCgcgagaaacaatttttgtttcattgcCCTGtgaccccactctcctctaggCCGAGACCGAAAACATAAATATAGAGATTTTGACTAATATTTATCGAACATGTACATATTAGATTAATGTAagttttttattgaaatgtaGCCAACTATGTTACCCTTAGGGATCGAacccgaccctaatcggggtgcattttgccaatcgggtttcgaaattcggggcCCGGGGCGGGGCGTTCGGGCTcgggtgaaaatttttgaaccctGATCTAAATAGGGGTTGAATCAGGGTGCCTAATCGGGActgcaaccccgattgcaatcaatcgatcgacttaaaaacataatcgatcgagtcgaaatcgattattatgatgaaaattggggagttcgccccggttgccccgataaaaacccgacccaaattcATAGTTTaaattcaggcgccatttttgcaaatggcgttgAGGCAAGCGGattaacctcgatttttgccccgccccgccctggctgacgaaatggaaccccgattcagccccgattgcaTTTTCACGGGGCGaggcggttaacccgattatgaCTAATTGGGGGCGATCCCTAGTTAGTAGTTACCCTTCaatcagagtaatagaatactggtgtagccactcttatggcgggccctcccgttgcctttttggcctgaaagtctttctgtgccataacgaaagcgccacagcggctgtgttgtgaacttgtgatgtattacgttttcgctatgttttcgctcattttcgtcgtctgtacttcagaaagtaaacaaaaagtggcttaattaattagtgtgaaaaaatgtatgtataaacatatgggttgttataacaataacaacccttaaaactcaattcataggtggcagttacggttatgggacacttaaatcgatatcttgcctcattttctcacaatcgatatgcgaaattggcaacaacttttgggaaaaaatccgagagggggagttaacatggccgtggctacaccagtattctattactctgcttcAATAGAGGAAGAGCGAAGCGCGACTTcctactgttttacgaacgcaccttactattttaagagagaaattgcggctggcggccTTGTTTGTATCTCGAATcaaacatggcttccagccgcaaaagctatcttaaaacaccaaggtgCGCTCGTAAAACAATGGGGGTACGCGCTTCGCTCTTGCTCTATAGAGATGATTATTATAAATATGTAGTTTGAAAATTATCCTTAATTTTTATATCGCAACATCCTTGTAATCCCATAAGAAATGCACAGGGGGGAAAACAAGcttgaaacaaacatggccgGCAAACAAACGAGCAGGAAACTGCATTCATAAATCAGTGAGGGCACACGTTCTCCATTTGCTCTATTTCCATTTCCAgcttttcctacttttaagcATCGGATAAACCATGAGAAATCGAACGGAGTAAAGACAAattatttcgttttatttaatttatgaTATCGAGCCAAGTTTGTTTTAGGCTTTCGacaaaaaaagtttaataGCTTCGACAATTTGTTGCGAATAGAGTACCTTTTCCCCAGAGAGGATATCAGGGTTATCATCTCAATCGTGGGACTATTTCTTCAAACATAGCGGGGCGGGTCAAAGATCAGGGGTTGCGCTGATTGCCCCGACGCCATAATAAAAGATGTTTGCTTAAAAAGATTCAAAAAATGGTTCGGCGTTGTAGGCGGGTTTTTAAAAAGGTATAGTCAGGGTAGTGGTATTAAATGATATAAAAATTCCCATCAATCAACGCTGTGGAGCCACTAATacatttttataaataaaGGAAAGTATGACTGTTTTGGCAGTAGGAGTGGTTTCAACTATAGTGACTGGAGGAGCAGCTGCCACAGTGACTGCCCCAGCACTCGCTGGACTCGCAAACGGGGCAGGACTTACTTCAGCAGCAATAGCTGGAGCAACCACAGCTACCTCCGCTGTTGCTGGATCAGCTGGAATTGGAGCTGCTGCTGGTGCTCTTGCTGGAGCTGCTGCTGGTGGAACTGGGGCAGCAGCTGCTACGGGTGCTGCTATTGGATCCGCGTCAGCTGCTGTAGTATCCTCTACAGGTGCTGGAACCGCAGCACTTGTTGCAGGTGGTCCAGTCGGTTGGGTTCTCCTAGGAGGGGAACAAGACGCCAGCTCTCTTAATGCCACATTCGACTGCTGGAAACAGGTTTTACGAGACGAATCGACCGAGCTTTCACGTGGGAAACTCCTAAAAGAGATTTTCGAGGATCAGCGCATCAAACACGTCATCGTTCAAGGGagcaaaaacaatttcaacCTTCCTGAATTAAGTCTGATCAACATTTGGGACGAGCAGTTCGACCTCAATTACCTTGTTTTGCCCTCCAATAATCAACTGGTGGCTCACGCTGTTCGTGTCGCCTAAATATTCCTTTTTAAGTTCCATTCTAAAAGCAATTCAGCCAACGAataattcgtttatttttttttcaatagtaatttctttctttatcaCAACTTCTTTCAGTAGTAACAACATGACTATCTTAGTGAGTCAAATAATGGCAGCCGTTCAAAGCGCATTTGCCGGAAGTGGTTTGATGGCGGGTGTAACTACGGGATTGGCAGTTGGTGTCTGCGTACAGCTGGCCAAGAAAGGTGCTGTGACGTCGCTGGCTGGTGTCTCCGGTGTAGCCGGTACCAGTGCGTCGGCTGGGGCGATCTTTGGCTCCATTGTCGGTGGTGACGTCGCCAGTGCATTGGCTGGTGGTACAGCTGGAGCGTTTTCTAGCGCCATCGTCGCTGTTCTCTGGTCGCTTTTCTAAAAGTCACTTTTTTACTTTACCCTGCTTCGTGTTTAATTGGCATTTCATTAGTACCACAGCGGTTTGTAGTGCATTATTGTGAATGGAATAGATTGATTGTAATGTTACCAGTGTTTTCTTGGTCATCATAGATCACTTCTATTTTGCAAATATTCCGACTAGATGTTAGAATCGATTTTGCCAGCTTCTACTTAttgagaaaatagaaaaaatggTTCGCTAAGTACTTGATTGACTTGCCATAGTAATAACCTCCAGACACGCCAGAATGGAGttcatattgctgtactatacAATCCACAACGTGACATCGGCTGATAGCTTTTACCTCTCTCTATTCAGCCTTACATTAGAATAGGGGGCCAATCCCATAGACTACCAACGCTTGACGTTTCGAGTTGTAATTGCTTACATACCTTTGGTTACTAGCAATCCCAACAGTGGGAGTGTGCTATACCCTGTCATTTCAAGTGTCGCTACACATAGAAACGGTCATAACATAATATAGCCTATCGTGAATCGAATCTCCAAACAACGTTGACAACGCAACCGCACATTTTCCGCCGTAAAAATGGCTTTCATTCAAATTCTGAGAAACTTTTACACAATATTATCAATGAACATTACAGGAAAATAGTGATGAAtatcattcattttttatagAAACAAAAGTTTAACGAACAATTTTATATTTCGAATTATTACCTAGTACTCACGATTTAAAgtgtggcatcacgcatcaaCACCGTTAATAATTTGCAAGAATCCTCCATATCACCTTGCGGCCGATATTGGCACTAATGTGTTCACTTATTGGCTAGGTATTATTTCAGTTGTGAAGAAAAAATCTAAGTTAAAGCCAATCTAGGATCGTCATTACTTAAAATTTTGGCATTTATTGGTAATCCTGCAATTCCGATCTTAATGGCATTGCGTATATGGTCTTTAAAGGACATATCTTGTTTTATCTTCAAACTAGTGAAAATTGAAGGTGAAAAAGCAAATGTGTGATCGTTAAGGAATAATCGGTTTTTCTCTGGTTACgtggcttttttttattgcaataCCCAGCGgcaaaaaagggaaggaaag includes:
- the LOC116924317 gene encoding glycine-rich protein 1 encodes the protein MTVLAVGVVSTIVTGGAAATVTAPALAGLANGAGLTSAAIAGATTATSAVAGSAGIGAAAGALAGAAAGGTGAAAATGAAIGSASAAVVSSTGAGTAALVAGGPVGWVLLGGEQDASSLNATFDCWKQVLRDESTELSRGKLLKEIFEDQRIKHVIVQGSKNNFNLPELSLMTILVSQIMAAVQSAFAGSGLMAGVTTGLAVGVCVQLAKKGAVTSLAGVSGVAGTSASAGAIFGSIVGGDVASALAGGTAGAFSSAIVAVLWSLF